One part of the Flavobacterium johnsoniae UW101 genome encodes these proteins:
- the gltX gene encoding glutamate--tRNA ligase yields MSKQVRVRFAPSPTGPLHIGGVRTALFNYLFAKKHNGVFYLRIEDTDQTRFVPGAEAYIMEALEWLGISPEETVGKNEKFGPYRQSDRKDLYQKYADQLINSGWAYYAFDTPEALDAHRKQHEAEGKTFIYNHHNREKLDTSLVISAEETAKRIANGEHYVIRFKTPVDETLHLKDIIRGDVKFETNLLDDKVLFKSDGMPTYHLANIVDDHLMETSHVIRGEEWLPSMPLHVLLYRAFGWDAPEFAHLPLILKPVGNGKLSKRDGDKLGFPVFPLEWKTEEGVSSGYREKGFFPEAVVNFLALLGWNDGTDKELFSLEELVEAFDLNRVHKAGAKFDPEKNKWFNHQYLIKQNDADLAKSFSTILEEKGFSTPLEVTTRIVSLIKERAHFVSEFWDLTDFFFQAPSSYDEKASKNWKEETPALMKELISVLENIEDFTSANIETIVKEWLTKNEIGMGKVMQPFRLSLVGALKGPHLFDIVEIIGKEETVSRIQKAISAL; encoded by the coding sequence ATGTCAAAGCAAGTTCGAGTGCGTTTTGCACCAAGTCCGACTGGACCATTACATATTGGCGGAGTTCGTACTGCCCTATTTAATTATTTATTTGCAAAAAAACATAACGGTGTTTTTTATCTGAGAATTGAAGATACAGATCAGACACGTTTTGTTCCAGGTGCCGAAGCTTATATTATGGAAGCACTGGAATGGTTAGGAATTTCTCCTGAAGAAACTGTTGGAAAAAATGAAAAATTTGGTCCGTACAGACAAAGTGATCGTAAAGATTTATACCAAAAATATGCAGATCAATTGATCAATTCAGGCTGGGCGTATTATGCTTTTGATACTCCAGAAGCTCTTGATGCACATAGAAAACAACACGAAGCTGAAGGAAAAACATTTATTTATAATCATCACAACCGTGAAAAATTAGATACATCTTTAGTAATTTCTGCAGAAGAAACTGCTAAAAGAATTGCAAATGGAGAACATTATGTGATTCGTTTTAAAACTCCGGTTGATGAAACTTTACATTTAAAAGATATCATTCGTGGTGATGTTAAGTTTGAAACGAACTTGCTTGATGATAAAGTTCTTTTTAAAAGTGACGGAATGCCGACGTATCATTTAGCGAATATTGTGGATGATCATTTGATGGAAACTTCACATGTTATTCGTGGTGAAGAATGGTTACCATCTATGCCTCTTCACGTTTTATTATACAGAGCTTTTGGCTGGGATGCTCCAGAATTTGCACATTTGCCTTTGATTTTAAAACCTGTTGGAAACGGAAAATTATCGAAAAGAGATGGTGATAAATTAGGATTTCCGGTGTTTCCATTAGAGTGGAAAACGGAAGAAGGCGTTTCATCTGGATACAGAGAGAAAGGATTTTTCCCGGAAGCAGTTGTAAACTTCCTTGCTTTGTTAGGTTGGAATGATGGAACTGATAAAGAATTATTTTCTCTTGAAGAATTAGTTGAAGCTTTTGACTTAAACCGAGTTCATAAAGCAGGAGCAAAATTTGATCCTGAAAAAAACAAATGGTTCAATCACCAATATTTAATCAAACAAAATGATGCTGATTTAGCAAAGAGCTTCTCTACAATTTTAGAAGAAAAAGGCTTCTCTACTCCGCTCGAAGTGACAACTCGTATTGTTTCTTTGATTAAAGAAAGAGCTCATTTCGTTTCTGAATTTTGGGATTTAACTGATTTCTTTTTTCAGGCACCATCATCTTATGATGAAAAAGCAAGTAAAAACTGGAAAGAAGAAACTCCAGCTTTAATGAAAGAATTGATTTCGGTTCTTGAAAATATTGAAGATTTTACTTCTGCAAACATTGAAACTATTGTAAAAGAATGGTTAACTAAAAACGAAATTGGAATGGGTAAAGTAATGCAGCCTTTCCGTTTAAGTTTGGTTGGAGCTCTTAAAGGTCCTCACCTATTTGACATTGTAGAAATCATTGGAAAAGAAGAAACTGTTTCAAGAATTCAGAAAGCAATTTCTGCTTTATAA
- a CDS encoding SPFH domain-containing protein, translated as MSTAFIIFLVLAFFIFMSSFFTVKQQSSVIIERFGKFQSVRNSGLQLKIPLVDRLAGRVNLKIQQLDVIIETKTRDNVFIKMKVSVQFKVIQEKVYEAFYKLEYPHDQITSYVFDVVRAEVPKLKLDDVFERKDDIAVAVKRELNEAMSTYGYDIINTLVTDIDPDIQVKNAMNRINAADREKTAAEFEAESSRIRIVAKAKAEAESKRLQGQGIADQRREIARGLVESVEVLNSVGINSQEASALIVVTQHYDTLQAIGADANSNLILLPNSPQAGSDMLNNMVASFSASNQVGEMMKKHNKKIEKPKPIQPQSGYEDDIQPDVHS; from the coding sequence ATGAGTACAGCATTTATTATCTTTTTAGTATTGGCATTCTTCATTTTCATGTCGTCTTTCTTTACAGTAAAACAGCAGTCTTCTGTAATTATCGAAAGATTTGGAAAATTTCAGAGTGTTAGAAATTCAGGATTACAGCTTAAAATTCCGTTAGTTGACAGATTGGCCGGACGTGTAAATCTTAAAATTCAACAGTTAGATGTTATCATCGAAACGAAAACCAGAGACAACGTTTTTATTAAAATGAAAGTTTCTGTTCAGTTTAAAGTTATTCAGGAAAAAGTATACGAAGCTTTTTATAAACTGGAATATCCACACGATCAAATTACTTCTTATGTATTTGATGTGGTTCGTGCCGAGGTTCCAAAATTAAAATTAGATGATGTTTTTGAAAGAAAAGATGATATCGCAGTTGCAGTTAAACGTGAATTGAACGAAGCAATGTCTACTTATGGATATGACATTATCAATACATTGGTTACAGACATTGACCCGGACATTCAGGTAAAAAATGCAATGAACAGAATCAATGCTGCTGACAGAGAAAAAACCGCTGCAGAATTTGAAGCAGAAAGTTCAAGAATTAGAATCGTTGCTAAAGCAAAAGCTGAAGCAGAAAGTAAACGTTTACAAGGTCAAGGTATTGCAGATCAGCGTCGTGAAATTGCAAGAGGTCTTGTAGAAAGTGTTGAAGTTTTAAACAGTGTTGGAATTAATTCTCAAGAAGCTTCTGCCCTAATTGTAGTTACTCAGCATTATGATACTTTACAAGCAATTGGAGCTGATGCTAATTCTAATTTAATTTTGTTACCAAATTCTCCACAAGCTGGAAGTGACATGTTAAATAATATGGTTGCTTCATTTTCTGCATCGAACCAGGTTGGTGAAATGATGAAAAAGCACAATAAAAAGATAGAGAAACCAAAACCTATTCAACCGCAATCTGGTTATGAAGATGACATTCAACCAGATGTTCATTCATAA
- a CDS encoding YtxH domain-containing protein has product MSNNSNTIAAILAGAAVGAAIGILFAPDKGSKTRAKIKEGIDDAKHNLQDSFEASSEVLREKFTNATHNLDGTLNDLLSNVSHKTEEVITFLESKLADLKAQNAKLQK; this is encoded by the coding sequence ATGTCAAATAATTCAAATACAATTGCAGCGATTTTGGCTGGTGCTGCAGTAGGAGCGGCGATCGGAATTTTATTTGCTCCGGATAAAGGATCAAAAACGAGAGCTAAAATTAAAGAAGGAATTGATGATGCAAAACATAATTTGCAGGATTCTTTTGAAGCAAGTTCTGAAGTACTTCGTGAAAAGTTTACAAATGCAACGCACAATCTTGACGGAACTTTGAATGATTTACTTTCAAATGTAAGTCATAAAACAGAAGAAGTGATCACTTTTTTAGAATCTAAATTGGCTGATTTAAAAGCGCAGAACGCTAAACTTCAAAAATAA
- the ybeY gene encoding rRNA maturation RNase YbeY codes for MINFNYETEFSLDNEQAFTDWLSAVIVSEEKNEGEINYIFCDDEYLHKINVEYLNHDTLTDIISFDYTVGNEISGDIFVSVERVEDNAKDFNVSFEEELKRVLAHGILHYCGYKDKSDADAELMRSKEDEKIAMFHVEQ; via the coding sequence ATGATAAACTTTAATTACGAAACCGAATTTTCTTTAGACAACGAACAAGCTTTTACAGATTGGTTGAGCGCTGTTATTGTTTCTGAAGAGAAGAATGAGGGAGAAATAAATTATATTTTTTGTGATGATGAATACCTGCATAAAATAAATGTTGAGTATTTAAACCACGATACACTAACTGATATTATTAGTTTTGATTATACAGTTGGTAACGAAATAAGCGGAGATATTTTTGTATCTGTTGAAAGAGTAGAGGACAACGCTAAAGATTTTAATGTTTCTTTTGAAGAAGAATTGAAACGTGTTCTTGCTCACGGTATATTACATTACTGTGGATATAAAGATAAAAGTGATGCAGATGCTGAACTAATGCGTTCGAAAGAAGATGAAAAAATTGCAATGTTTCACGTGGAACAGTAA
- a CDS encoding DUF4175 family protein, producing the protein MKTSSAIYQKLEGFIKKYYMNELIKGGLLFIGFGLLYFLFTLFIEYFLWLKPLGRTLLFWIFIAVEVFLLFRFILFPIFKLFKLQKGIDYNQASAIIGNHFTEVSDKLTNFLQLSSNENSAESSELMLASIEQKANSLQPIPFGNAINYKSNKKYLPLALIPVLLFAVFFVSGNSNIISQSFNRVVHFNASFLPPAPFKFVVLNDKLQTEQNKDFIVKVETEGNVVPENVMIHIGNESYFMESSQTGKFEFKIEKPTSDVQFSFEGNSVSSNEYELKVITVPSIANFEMVLNFPSYLKKKSETIQGTGNTIVPEGTIVTWKMKTQSTQEVVWKDDNSILKFNKAENEFKLAKKINQNTEYQILTSNNKVKNYEKLDYQLSVIKDQHPTITVSPAPDSLKLDKNYVLGRLGDDYGLSKLQIVYYEHGKPQTAKRGTIPVKQAVFDQFVFNFPSNLAVEEGVSYEYYFEVFDNDALHGFKSTKSSTFSDRVSTTDEIQDAELKQQNANINSLSKSLKNQEKQFSEMDKLKNAGKEKDNLEFKDQQKVNDFIKRQKQQDEIMKQFAEKMNKNLDKYNTDKKDKTAEDLQKRLDNAEKDLEKNQKLMDELKNLNDKLNSDELFDKMEKFKQISKNQSRNLEQLVELTKRFYVEKKAEQVAEKLNKLAEKQEQLSNKDVENTKEKQDDINKSFDKIKEDLKDLKDENNSLKSPLDIPKDASKEKDVENDLNKASEELNKKNTSSAKPKQKSASKKMKSMAEQMSSSMEGGEQEQLVEDVAMLRQILDNLLAFSLSQEDVMKQFKSMKLGSSAYTKNIKIQQNLKQQFRHVDDSLFAMSLRNPKIAEDVTKEIGNVQYNMDKAIEVLTDVQIPKGVSHQQYAVSSANKLADFLSDLLNNMQMQMSKPGTGKPKPGDGQGMQLPDIIQKQKGLADKMKEGMKPGDKPGSGQQGKSGEGKQGQDSGQGKEGNGKEGKNGQGKNGQGSKEGGKGKDGNEGEDGEGDAEKIMEIYKEQVKLREALQKELAKKGLDAQGRSAIEQMKASEKQILNKGFKNENLQRILNIQQELLKLNNAVQEQGQDTKRQSETNKTEFSNRSNALPSSLTDYLNSVEILNRQSLPLRSNFNQKVQEYFNTK; encoded by the coding sequence TTGAAAACATCATCTGCAATATATCAGAAGTTAGAAGGATTTATAAAGAAATATTATATGAATGAATTGATAAAAGGAGGACTTCTTTTTATTGGTTTTGGACTTTTGTATTTCCTGTTTACACTTTTTATTGAGTATTTTCTTTGGCTTAAACCATTAGGAAGAACCCTTTTATTCTGGATATTTATTGCAGTAGAAGTTTTTCTGTTGTTTCGTTTTATTTTGTTTCCAATTTTTAAGTTGTTCAAACTTCAAAAGGGAATCGATTATAATCAGGCTTCAGCTATTATTGGAAATCATTTTACAGAAGTAAGTGATAAGCTGACAAACTTTTTACAGCTTTCTTCAAACGAAAATTCTGCTGAAAGTTCAGAATTAATGTTGGCTTCGATTGAACAAAAAGCAAATTCATTGCAGCCAATTCCATTTGGAAATGCCATCAATTATAAATCAAACAAGAAGTATTTACCTTTGGCTTTGATTCCGGTTTTATTGTTTGCAGTCTTTTTTGTTTCTGGAAACAGCAATATAATTTCTCAGAGTTTTAATAGAGTAGTACATTTTAATGCTTCGTTTTTACCGCCGGCTCCTTTCAAATTTGTGGTTCTAAATGACAAACTTCAAACAGAACAAAACAAAGATTTTATTGTAAAAGTTGAAACAGAAGGAAACGTAGTTCCAGAAAATGTAATGATCCATATTGGTAACGAAAGCTATTTTATGGAATCTTCTCAAACCGGAAAGTTTGAATTTAAGATCGAAAAACCTACATCAGATGTTCAGTTTTCATTTGAAGGAAATTCAGTTTCATCAAATGAATATGAATTAAAAGTTATTACAGTTCCATCGATTGCCAACTTCGAAATGGTTTTGAATTTTCCATCTTACCTAAAAAAGAAATCAGAAACGATTCAGGGAACCGGAAATACAATCGTACCAGAAGGAACAATTGTAACCTGGAAAATGAAAACGCAGTCGACTCAAGAGGTAGTTTGGAAAGATGATAACTCAATTTTGAAGTTTAATAAGGCCGAAAATGAGTTTAAATTAGCTAAAAAGATCAATCAAAATACAGAATATCAAATCCTTACTTCGAATAATAAGGTTAAAAACTACGAGAAATTAGACTATCAGCTGTCAGTTATTAAAGATCAGCATCCAACAATCACTGTTTCGCCAGCTCCGGATAGTTTAAAATTAGATAAGAATTATGTTTTAGGAAGACTTGGTGATGACTACGGTTTATCAAAATTGCAGATTGTGTATTACGAACATGGCAAACCACAAACTGCAAAACGCGGAACCATTCCAGTAAAGCAGGCAGTATTCGATCAGTTTGTTTTTAACTTCCCGAGTAATCTTGCAGTAGAAGAAGGAGTATCTTATGAATACTATTTTGAGGTTTTTGATAACGATGCATTGCACGGATTTAAGAGTACAAAATCTTCTACGTTTTCAGACCGAGTTTCTACTACAGATGAAATTCAGGATGCAGAACTGAAACAGCAAAATGCTAACATTAATAGTTTATCTAAATCATTAAAGAATCAGGAAAAGCAATTTTCTGAAATGGATAAACTAAAAAATGCCGGAAAAGAAAAAGATAATTTAGAGTTTAAAGATCAGCAAAAAGTAAATGATTTTATCAAACGTCAGAAACAGCAAGACGAAATAATGAAGCAGTTTGCTGAAAAAATGAACAAGAATTTAGATAAATACAATACCGATAAGAAAGATAAAACTGCCGAAGATTTACAAAAGCGTTTAGATAATGCCGAGAAAGATTTAGAGAAAAATCAAAAATTGATGGATGAGTTGAAGAACTTAAATGATAAATTAAACAGCGATGAGTTGTTTGATAAGATGGAAAAGTTTAAACAAATCAGCAAAAACCAATCTCGTAATTTAGAACAATTAGTTGAATTAACGAAACGTTTTTATGTAGAAAAGAAAGCAGAGCAGGTTGCAGAGAAGCTAAATAAGTTAGCCGAAAAACAAGAACAGCTTTCTAATAAAGATGTAGAAAACACAAAAGAGAAGCAGGACGATATCAATAAATCATTTGATAAAATCAAAGAAGATCTTAAAGATTTGAAAGACGAAAACAATAGTTTGAAATCTCCATTAGATATTCCTAAAGATGCTTCTAAAGAAAAAGACGTAGAGAATGATTTGAATAAAGCTTCAGAAGAATTAAATAAAAAGAATACTTCTTCGGCTAAGCCAAAACAAAAAAGTGCTTCAAAGAAAATGAAGTCTATGGCAGAGCAAATGAGTTCAAGTATGGAAGGCGGAGAACAGGAACAATTAGTAGAAGATGTTGCCATGCTTCGTCAGATTCTGGATAACCTTTTAGCTTTTTCATTATCTCAGGAAGATGTTATGAAACAATTTAAATCGATGAAATTAGGTTCTTCAGCCTATACAAAGAACATAAAAATTCAGCAGAATTTAAAACAACAGTTCCGTCATGTAGATGATAGTTTGTTTGCAATGTCTCTTAGAAATCCAAAAATAGCTGAAGATGTTACGAAGGAAATTGGCAACGTACAATATAATATGGATAAAGCAATTGAAGTTTTAACCGATGTTCAAATCCCAAAAGGAGTTTCGCATCAGCAATATGCTGTTTCATCTGCAAACAAATTAGCCGATTTTTTAAGTGATCTTTTAAATAATATGCAGATGCAAATGTCAAAACCGGGAACTGGAAAACCAAAACCAGGGGATGGGCAAGGGATGCAATTACCAGATATTATTCAAAAACAAAAAGGTCTTGCTGATAAAATGAAAGAAGGAATGAAACCCGGAGACAAACCAGGAAGTGGGCAGCAGGGAAAAAGTGGAGAAGGAAAACAAGGTCAGGACAGCGGGCAAGGAAAAGAAGGAAATGGTAAAGAAGGTAAAAATGGTCAGGGTAAAAATGGACAAGGAAGTAAAGAAGGTGGAAAAGGAAAGGATGGAAATGAAGGCGAAGATGGAGAAGGAGATGCTGAAAAGATAATGGAGATTTACAAAGAGCAGGTTAAACTTCGTGAAGCTTTACAAAAAGAGTTAGCTAAAAAAGGATTAGATGCTCAAGGAAGATCTGCAATAGAACAGATGAAAGCTTCAGAAAAACAGATTTTAAATAAAGGATTTAAGAATGAGAACCTGCAGAGAATTTTAAATATTCAGCAAGAACTATTAAAATTAAACAATGCAGTCCAGGAACAAGGTCAAGATACGAAGCGTCAATCTGAAACAAATAAGACTGAATTTTCTAATCGTTCAAATGCTCTACCAAGCTCATTAACTGATTATTTAAATAGTGTAGAAATTTTAAATAGACAATCGCTACCTTTGCGCTCGAATTTTAATCAAAAGGTTCAAGAATATTTTAATACAAAATGA
- a CDS encoding DUF6327 family protein, whose translation MEKKKYSSYAEIDRDLEILKLEKDINYQKLVLSFQKTKESITTQNIVNGFVSSYTDYFSNSYTSILQSILPYVIGWFINKKRGS comes from the coding sequence ATGGAAAAGAAAAAATACTCGTCTTACGCTGAAATCGACAGAGATTTAGAAATTCTAAAACTTGAAAAAGATATCAATTATCAGAAATTAGTTTTGAGTTTTCAGAAAACTAAAGAAAGCATAACAACACAAAATATTGTAAACGGATTCGTTTCATCTTATACAGATTACTTTTCAAATTCTTATACAAGTATTTTACAATCCATTTTACCTTATGTAATTGGCTGGTTTATAAATAAAAAAAGAGGCAGTTAA